The Candidatus Polarisedimenticolaceae bacterium sequence GAGACCGCTCCGGAGGCCGCCGCTTCCGACGATCGTGACGCCGTCGATCCGGCGAAGCTGCCGGATCGAATCCGGCGTGGGGATTCCCCACCCGGCGAACAGCTCGCCGACCGCGACGTCGCCCGACCGCTGGGCCTCGATGCGCGCCCAGCTCGTGCCGCCGACGCCGGCGGTGTCGAGGATGCGGATGCCGGCGTCCACGAGGCGGCGGCCCGTCGCCTCCGAGAGGCCGCTCCCGACTTCCTTCGCGATGACCGGCACCGGGAGCGCTGCCGCGACCTCTCGCATCTTCGGGAGGAGGCCGGCGAAGCGGCACTGCCCCTCGGGCTGGATCGCCTCCTGCAGCGGGTTCAAATGGAGGGCGAGCGCGTCGGCGCGGATCATGTCGACCGCCCGGCGGCACTCGGCGACGCCGTAGCCGTAGTTGAGCTGGATCGCGCCGAGGTTGGCGAGCACCGGCACGTCCGGCGCGACGTCACGGACCTGGAACGTCGCGGCGAGCGACGGGTCCTCGATCGCCTTGCGCTGCGATCCGACGCCGAGAGCGACGCCGCGCGCCTGGGCGGCCTCGGCGAGGTGACGGTTGATACGGGTCGCGACCTCGGTGCCTCCGGTCATGCACGAGATCAAGAGGGGCGCCCGCAGCGGCTTCCCGAGGAACGTCGTCGTGACGTCGATGTCGTCGAAGTCGCAATCGGGAAGCGCTTCGTGGTCGAACGTCCACGCCGAGAACGCCCGCGCGTCGAATTGGTTGCGCTCTTCGAGCGCCAAGCGGATGTGCTCGGCTTTGCGATCGCGCATGAGGAGGTCGTCGTCCGCGGGTGTCTTCACATCGCCTCCCGCGACGCATTCCGGGAGAGTGTGCGCGGTGCGTCGCCCATGATAGCGGACACGGTGTGGCGGAGGTTCGCCGAGGCCTCCCGGACCCGGCGCCTGAGGCGCAGGAGTGCCGCCAATCTCGTCGGAACGGCGAGCCCTTTCGCGGCGACGAGGCCCCGGTCGATGCTGCCGTCGTCGCGCTGACAGGCCAGGAGAAACGCGGGGATCGGCTCCGAGGCGGCGTCGCTGATGACCCGGAGGACGACCCACGGGATGCTCTTGGAAGAAGCCGTCTCGGCCCACGCGTACGACTCGAGGTCGACCGCGGCGGTGCCCACGCCCAGCGCCCGGGCGAGCGCGCGCTTCGTCTGTGGGGTGCCGGCAATCGCGCGCGTGCTCACGAGGCTGGCCGGCGCCGCCCCGGCCGCCTCGGCTTTCGCTCGCCAGAGGGAATCGGGAACGAGAACGCCGCCGCCCGGCTCGCGCAACTCGGCCCCGACGACGAGGGCTCCCGCCGGGAGGTCGTCGGTCAGCCCGCCGGCGACGCCGACGCCGATCACCGCGTCGCACGGGAAGTCGGTCAGGAGCGCGCCCAGGACCGCGCGCGCCTGCGGGGCGCCGTCGCCCGCGACGGCGAGCACGACGTCCTGTCCCGAAAGACGCCCGGTGACGGCACGCAGACCTCCCCGCGCGACCTCGCGCGGCGACTCGAGCGCCGCCCTCAAGGCGTGGAGCTCCTCGCGCACGCCGCCGACGACGGCGATCATGCGGCCTCCTTCCGGCGACCGCGGAACCACGTGACGGCGCGCCCGAGCGCGATGATCGGATCGGTCTGCGGCAGGCCCAGCTCGCGCACCGCCTTGCCGGAATCGAAGTACATCTTCTTCATCGACATCCTGACCGCCTCGAGCGGGACGCGCGGCGGCCGGCCGGTGAGACGCGAGAAGCCGGTGTCGAGCGCACCCACGACGAGCGGGATGGCGTGCGGGAGCCGGAGGCGCGGCGCGGGGAGCGACGTGATCGTCGCGAGCGCGTCGAGAATCTCCTTGAGCGTCATGTCGCGGTGGCCCAGCACGTACTTCTCGCCGATCCTCCCGCGCTCCGCGGCGAGGAGGTGACCTTCGGCGACGTCCTTCACGTCGACGACGTTCAGGCCGGTATCGACGTACGCCGGCATCTTCCGCGCGAGGAAATCGGCGACGAGAGCGCCGGTCGGCGTCGGCTTGACGTCGTACTCGCCGATCGGCGTCGAGGGGTTGACGATCACGACAGGAAGGCCCTGCGCGGCGAACGATTCCGCTTCGCGCTCGGCGAGGAACTTGCTGCGCTTGTAGTGGCCGACGACCTGCTCGAGGGTGACCGGCGTCCGCTCGTCCGCCGGCGTTCCGTCTTTGGTGAGGCCGAGGGCGCCGACGGAGCTCGTGTGGACGAAGCGCCGCACGCCGGCGTCGCCCGCAGCCCGGAGGAGCGCCCGGGTGCCGTCGACGTTCGTGCGATAGATCTCGCGCGGGTCCCTGAGCCACAGCCGGTAATCGGCGGCGACGTGGTAGACGACGTCGGCGCCGGCGCACGCCCTCTTCAACGACGCGGCGTCCCCGAGATCGCCGGGGACGATCTCGACGGGAAGGCCATCGAGGTTCTCTCGCGCGCTGCCCGGCCGCACGAGGCAGCGCACCTCGCCCCCGCGCGCCAGGAGCGCCCGCACGACGTGCGCCCCGATGAACCCCGTTCCCCCCGTGACCAGACTCGGCAACTCAGCTCCTCATCCCAGAAGGTTCCACGCCGCCATGCGGACCATGTCCTTCGGGCTCTTCCTGAGCTCGGTGACGACCGACGCCTCGAACCCCGAGTGCATCGAGCAGTTCTTGCACTTCTCGTCCTTGCGCGACTCCCAGTAGTCCCAATCCTCACGGTTCCAGAACTCGGCGAACGTCTCGTAGTAGCGCGCGCCGATCAGGTAACAGGGTCCCTTCCAGCCTTTCGGTGTGTAGGTCACCGTGCTCCACGGCGAGCAGCGGTAGTCGCGCATGCCCGCCGCGAACTCCAGGAACATCGGCGACGACTGGAGCCGGAACCGCTTCGACATCTCGAGGATCTTGCGGAACTTCTCCTCGGTGTCCTTGCGCGTGAGGAAGATGTCCCGCTCGACGGTCGCGTACTGGTAGCCCGGCGAGATGAGCATCCCGTCGATCCCGAGCTCGGTGAGGTACTCGCAGAGGCGCTCGACCTCGTCGACGTCGGTCTCGCGAAAGATGGTCGTGTTCGTCACGACGCGGAAGCCGAGCTTCTTGGCCTCCTTGATCATCTCGATCGCCTTGTCGAAGACGCCGATCCGGTCGACGACGAAATCGTGCGTCGCGCGCATGCCGTCGAGGTGGACGTTGATCGAGAGGCGGCGGTGGGGCTGCACCTTCCCGAAGAACTTCCGCTCGAGCTCGAGCGCGTTCGTGCACAGATAGATGTGGCGGCGCCGCTCGATGATCCCGGCGATCAGCTCCGGAAGCTCGGGATAGAGCGTCGGCTCGCCGCCGCACAGGGAGACGACGGGGGCCTCGCTCTCCTCGACCGCCTGGATGCACTTCTCGAGCGGCAGCCTGTCCTTGAGCTTCCCGGTGTGGCGCTCGAGCGCGCAGCCGATGCAGGCGAGGTTGCAGGTGTAGAGCGGCTCGAGCATGAGCACGAACGGGTAGCGGCGGCGGCCCTTCAAGCCTTGCTTCACCTGGTGCTGGATCATGTCGGTCGTGACGTGCAGCGGAAAACGCATCGGTATTCCTAGGCGCGGCCCGCGTACGTACTGAGCGCGAGCAGCGGGAAGTAGGTCGCGTAGAGGTGGTACCGGAGATAGAAGACGCGCGGGAAGCCGGTGCCGGTCCAGGCCTCGTCGTGCCAGGAACCGTCGGCGCGCTGCGTCTGAAGGAGATGCTCGACGCCGCGCCTCACCGAGTCGGAATCGTAGTCGCCGGCGCCGAAGAGCGTCATGAGCGCCCACGCCGTCTGCGACGCGGTCGTCTCACCCTGGCCCTTCGTCGACGGCTCGTCGTACGAGCGCTGGGACTCGCCCCATCCGCCGTTCGCGTTCTGCACCGAACGGACCCACGCCGCCGAGCGCGCGATCGACGCATCGCCGGGTCGTGCCACCGCCCGGGTGAGCCCCCAGACGGCGAGCCAGGTTCCGTAGAGGTAGTTCGTTCCCCAGCGCCCGTACCAGGAGGCATCGGGCTCGCGCTTCGCGTCGAGGAACGCCGCCGCGGCGCGCATCGCGGGATGGCTGGCGGGAAGGCCGGCGACCGCGAACGTCTCCAAGGCGCGGCCCGTGATGTCCTCGCAGCTCGGATCGATCATCGCGTTGTGATCGGCGAACGGCACGTAGGTCAGGAATTCCTTGAGGCACCCCTTGTCGAACGCGCCGAACCCGCCGTCCTTGTTCTGCATGGCGAGGAGCCAGTCGATCCCGCGGCGGATCGCCTCGCGTCTCCTGAGATCCTCGTCGGCATCCGGGAACCGAACGGCGGAGAGCGCGGTGACGACCTGCGCCGTGTCGTCGGTGTCGGGATAGAACGCGTTCCGGTACTCGAACGACCAGCCGCCCGGCCGTTCCGCGCGCGCCTTCACGGCCCAGTCGCCGACGGTGCGGCACTCGCGCTCCATGAGCCAGCGGGCCGCCGCGAGCACGCGCTCGTCGTCGCGATCGAGCCCCGAGGCCACGAGGCAGTGGAGGGCGATCGCCGTGTCCCACACGGGAGAGAGGCAGGGCTGGAGGCGGACGGTGTCGTTCTCCTCGATGACGAGCCGCTCGAGCTCCACGATCTGCGAGCTCACCGCGGGATCGTCGTCCGGATGGCCGAGACAGCGCAGCGCCAGGATCGTGTTGACGATCGGCGGGAAAATCGCGCCGAGCCCGTCCGAGTCGACGAGGCGCTCGCGCACCCAGGCCTCCGCCTGCGCGAGCGCGCGCCGCCTCAGCGGGTGGATGCCGATCTTCTCGACGACGTTGAAAAACCCTGAAACCACCGTGAAGAGAAGCGCCCACAGCCATGCCTTGAGGGTCTTCGCCTTCGGGTTCACCGCTTCGAGCGACCAGCGCGACGAGACCCCGCGCGTATGCAGCTCCTCGATGCCCCGGCCCGCAGGCAACGGGACGGACGGCTTCGAGGCCCAGACGATCGACAGCGGGATCACGATCGTGCGCGACCACGCCGACATGTCGCCGATGTTGAACGGGAACCACCGCGGGAGCAGCACCATCTCCGGCACGACCGCCGGGCATTCCTCCCAGGGGAACTGGCCGAACATCGCGAGGAGGATCTTCGTGAACGAGTTGCAGGCCTCGACGCCGCCGTGCTCGAGGATCGCGCGGCGGGCCCGCGTCATCGGCTCGCTGTCGGGGTTGTCGCCGGCGAGCTTCAGGGCGAAGTAGGCCTTGACCGAGCCGCCGACCTCGATCGGACCGCCGTGATAGTGGGTCCAGCCTCCTTCGGGGAGCTGCTTGCGCCGGAGGTACTCGACCGCCTTCGCGACGCGCGGCGCGTTTCCGCGGCCGATCGCATGCATGAGGAGCACGTACTCGGATTCCAGGATCGTGTCCCCCTCGAGCTCGCCGCACCAGTGGCCGTCCGGCTGCTGCAGCGAGAGAAGACGGCGCTGAGCGGCGGCGATCGCGGCATCGACCGGCGAGACGAGGGGCTCCGGCCGCACGCGCGGGGGCGCTTCGCGGGGCTCTTCCAACACCGCGGTGGCGGCATCACCGCGGCCTTCCCATAGCTCGCGGGCGAGGGAGCCCAGGCGCCCCGGAAGGAGGCGCTCGACCCTTCGAGCCAGCTCGCTGAGCTCTTCTCGTCCCACTGATTTTTCTCCTCGTGCGGCACCCGAGGGCGTCGCTCGAATTTTTATATTGTTTTCGGAAGCGGCTCAACCCGCAACTCGACGAAAATTGCACCGTTAAGAGTTATAGAAATGGCGGGGCCACAACGATGTTTCAGCAGCGGACCCAGATCTTGAGATTCCGGACGGACGGTCCTGGTTTCGTCGAAATCACAGAGGCGGTGCGGTCGTGGGTCCGGGAGAGCGGCATCGCGACCGGCCTCCTCACCCTTCAGATCCGCCACACCTCGGCCTCGCTCGTGATCCAGGAAAACGCCGATCCCGAGGTGCGCGACGACTTCGAGAGATTTTTCCGCCGCCTGGTTCCCGAGGGCGACCCGATCTTCCGCCACACCGCCGAGGGCCCCGACGACATGCCCGCGCACATCCGGGCGGCGCTCACCGCCACGACGTTGTCGTTACCGGTGATGGAAGGTGCGCCCGCGCTCGGAACCTGGCAGGGGATCTATCTCTGGGAGCACCGCCGGCGCGGACACACGAGGGAGATTGCGGTGCATGTCATCGGAGAACCCTGAACCGCTTCTACTTCAAGAACGGATACGCGAAGTGGCGCGGCGGCACGAACGTTTCCTTGATCGCCCGCGCGTTGGTCCAGCGTATGAGGTTCAAGTAGCTCCCGGCCTTGTCGTTCGTGCCGGAGGCGCGGCCTCCGCCGAACGGCTGCTGGCCGACGACGGCGCCGGTCGGCTTGTCGTTGATGTAGAAGTTGCCCGCGGCGTGGGTCAGCGCCTCGGCCATGCGCACGATCGCGTACCGGTCTTGCGAGAAGATCGCGCCGGTCAGCGCGTACGCTGAGCCGCGATCGCACGCGGCGAGCGTCTCCTCGAGCCTAGCGTCGGGGTAGACGTAGAGGGTGAGGACGGGGCCGAAGATCTCCTCACGCATGAGCTTGAAGTCGGGCTTCCGAGTCCGGATGACCGTGGGCTCGACGAAGTAGCCCTTGCGCGCGTCGGTGCCGCCACCGGCCACGACCTCCGCGTCCTTCGAGCGCTTGGCGTAGTCGATGTACCCCTTGATCGTCTTGAACGCGCCGGCGTCGATGACCGCGCCCATGAACTTCCGGAAGTCGGCGGGATCGCCCATGCGGATCTCGGCGATCTGCTTCTTCAAGCCCTTCTCGACCTGGGGCCAGAGCGACGCGGGAATGTAGGCCCGTGACGCGGCGGAGCATTTCTGCCCCTGGAACTCGAACGCGCCTCGCACGAGCGCGGTGACGAGCGCGTCGACGTCGGCCGAAGGGTGGGCGAAGACGAAGTCCTTGCCGCCGGTCTCGCCGACGATCCGCGGGTAACCGTGATACCTGGCGATGTTCTCGCCGACGGTGCGCCACATCCCCTGGAAGACCGCGGTCGAGCCGGTGAAGTGGATGCCGGCCAGCTCGTCGCTCGCAAGCGCGGGGTCGCCGACCTCGCCCGCCGAGCCGGGGACGAAGTTGATCACGCCGTCGGGGAGGCCGGCCTCCTCGAGGAGCTCCATGATCGCCCACGACGAGTAGATCGAGGACGACGCCGGCTTCCAGACGACCGTGTTACCCATGAGCGCGGGCGCCGTCGGGAGGTTGCCGCCGATCGAAGTGAAATTGAACGGCGTCACCGCGAAGACGAACCCCTCGAGCGCGCGGTACTCGAGCTGGTTCCACATGCCCGGCGACGACTGCGGCTGGCCCGCATAGATCTCGCGCATGTAGTGGACGTTGAAGCGGAAGAAGTCGATCAGCTCGCACGCGGCGTCGATCTCGGCCTGGTGGCTCGTCTTGCTCTGGCCGAGCATCGTCGCGGCGTTCAAGCGCATGCGCCACGGCCCGGCGAGAAGGTCGGCGGCCTTGAGGAAGATCGCGGCGCGGGCTTCCCAGGGCGTCCGCGACCAGGCTTGATGCGCATCGCGAGCCGCGGCGATCGCGCGCTCGACCTCGCGGGCGCCGGCCTTGTGCCAGGTCGCGAGGACGTGCGCGTGGTCGTGAGGCTTGACCGCGCGGCCGAGGGTGCCGGTCTTGACGCGGCGGCCGCCGATGACCGGTGCGATCTCGATCCGCTTCCGGCCCATGGCGTCGAGCGCGGCGACCAGCTGGGCGCGCTCGGGGCTGCCAGGGAGGTAGCCGAGGACCGGCTCGTTCCGCGGGACGGGAACGTCGACGATGCCGTTGGGCATGACCGCCTCGAGAAGACCGCGACCGCGAGAGCGCGGGCGGGGAGCGGCATTCTAGCGGGCGGGTCAGTTCGACTGCGAGAGCGAGTCCTTGACCGCTTCGGTGTGCTGCGTCGTCGCCTGGTCCATCTTCTCGAGGTTGCCGGTCGGCTTCGACGGTGCCGAAGGTGTCCACGAGTCGTCGGAGGACGAGCGCGACGCCGCTCCCTGGGTCTGGTTGGGATCGTCGGTCGCGTCGCCGAGCTGGGCGTCGACGCGGCGCTTCGCGTTGTGCTTCTGGACTTCCATCGCCGCCGGAGCGACCGCCTGGAAGTTCCGCATCGCCGCGTAGAACACCACGGCGAGCACCAGGAGCAGGATGATGAAGCCGAATCCGCCGCCGCTTCTTCGCATGCAGGGAATGTCGGCGCGCGGCCCAGCTTCGGCAAGCCTTCGGGAAAAGCCGCGCCGTGTGGCATCTTTCCGTCATGGCGCGCGGCCGTTACGCACCCAGCCCGACGGGGCGGATCCATCTCGGGAACGCCTCGACGGCGCTGGTCTCCTGGCTCTCCGTGAGGGCTCGGGGGGGCACGTACGTCATGCGCATCGAGGACCTCGACTCACCCCGGGTCGTTCCCGGCGCCCTCGACGCGCTTCTCGGCGACCTCGCGTGGCTGGGCCTCGACTG is a genomic window containing:
- the shc gene encoding squalene--hopene cyclase, yielding MGREELSELARRVERLLPGRLGSLARELWEGRGDAATAVLEEPREAPPRVRPEPLVSPVDAAIAAAQRRLLSLQQPDGHWCGELEGDTILESEYVLLMHAIGRGNAPRVAKAVEYLRRKQLPEGGWTHYHGGPIEVGGSVKAYFALKLAGDNPDSEPMTRARRAILEHGGVEACNSFTKILLAMFGQFPWEECPAVVPEMVLLPRWFPFNIGDMSAWSRTIVIPLSIVWASKPSVPLPAGRGIEELHTRGVSSRWSLEAVNPKAKTLKAWLWALLFTVVSGFFNVVEKIGIHPLRRRALAQAEAWVRERLVDSDGLGAIFPPIVNTILALRCLGHPDDDPAVSSQIVELERLVIEENDTVRLQPCLSPVWDTAIALHCLVASGLDRDDERVLAAARWLMERECRTVGDWAVKARAERPGGWSFEYRNAFYPDTDDTAQVVTALSAVRFPDADEDLRRREAIRRGIDWLLAMQNKDGGFGAFDKGCLKEFLTYVPFADHNAMIDPSCEDITGRALETFAVAGLPASHPAMRAAAAFLDAKREPDASWYGRWGTNYLYGTWLAVWGLTRAVARPGDASIARSAAWVRSVQNANGGWGESQRSYDEPSTKGQGETTASQTAWALMTLFGAGDYDSDSVRRGVEHLLQTQRADGSWHDEAWTGTGFPRVFYLRYHLYATYFPLLALSTYAGRA
- the hpnH gene encoding adenosyl-hopene transferase HpnH, which codes for MRFPLHVTTDMIQHQVKQGLKGRRRYPFVLMLEPLYTCNLACIGCALERHTGKLKDRLPLEKCIQAVEESEAPVVSLCGGEPTLYPELPELIAGIIERRRHIYLCTNALELERKFFGKVQPHRRLSINVHLDGMRATHDFVVDRIGVFDKAIEMIKEAKKLGFRVVTNTTIFRETDVDEVERLCEYLTELGIDGMLISPGYQYATVERDIFLTRKDTEEKFRKILEMSKRFRLQSSPMFLEFAAGMRDYRCSPWSTVTYTPKGWKGPCYLIGARYYETFAEFWNREDWDYWESRKDEKCKNCSMHSGFEASVVTELRKSPKDMVRMAAWNLLG
- a CDS encoding secondary thiamine-phosphate synthase enzyme YjbQ; protein product: MFQQRTQILRFRTDGPGFVEITEAVRSWVRESGIATGLLTLQIRHTSASLVIQENADPEVRDDFERFFRRLVPEGDPIFRHTAEGPDDMPAHIRAALTATTLSLPVMEGAPALGTWQGIYLWEHRRRGHTREIAVHVIGEP
- the pruA gene encoding L-glutamate gamma-semialdehyde dehydrogenase yields the protein MPNGIVDVPVPRNEPVLGYLPGSPERAQLVAALDAMGRKRIEIAPVIGGRRVKTGTLGRAVKPHDHAHVLATWHKAGAREVERAIAAARDAHQAWSRTPWEARAAIFLKAADLLAGPWRMRLNAATMLGQSKTSHQAEIDAACELIDFFRFNVHYMREIYAGQPQSSPGMWNQLEYRALEGFVFAVTPFNFTSIGGNLPTAPALMGNTVVWKPASSSIYSSWAIMELLEEAGLPDGVINFVPGSAGEVGDPALASDELAGIHFTGSTAVFQGMWRTVGENIARYHGYPRIVGETGGKDFVFAHPSADVDALVTALVRGAFEFQGQKCSAASRAYIPASLWPQVEKGLKKQIAEIRMGDPADFRKFMGAVIDAGAFKTIKGYIDYAKRSKDAEVVAGGGTDARKGYFVEPTVIRTRKPDFKLMREEIFGPVLTLYVYPDARLEETLAACDRGSAYALTGAIFSQDRYAIVRMAEALTHAAGNFYINDKPTGAVVGQQPFGGGRASGTNDKAGSYLNLIRWTNARAIKETFVPPRHFAYPFLK
- the hpnA gene encoding hopanoid-associated sugar epimerase, coding for MPSLVTGGTGFIGAHVVRALLARGGEVRCLVRPGSARENLDGLPVEIVPGDLGDAASLKRACAGADVVYHVAADYRLWLRDPREIYRTNVDGTRALLRAAGDAGVRRFVHTSSVGALGLTKDGTPADERTPVTLEQVVGHYKRSKFLAEREAESFAAQGLPVVIVNPSTPIGEYDVKPTPTGALVADFLARKMPAYVDTGLNVVDVKDVAEGHLLAAERGRIGEKYVLGHRDMTLKEILDALATITSLPAPRLRLPHAIPLVVGALDTGFSRLTGRPPRVPLEAVRMSMKKMYFDSGKAVRELGLPQTDPIIALGRAVTWFRGRRKEAA
- the fni gene encoding type 2 isopentenyl-diphosphate Delta-isomerase; translation: MKTPADDDLLMRDRKAEHIRLALEERNQFDARAFSAWTFDHEALPDCDFDDIDVTTTFLGKPLRAPLLISCMTGGTEVATRINRHLAEAAQARGVALGVGSQRKAIEDPSLAATFQVRDVAPDVPVLANLGAIQLNYGYGVAECRRAVDMIRADALALHLNPLQEAIQPEGQCRFAGLLPKMREVAAALPVPVIAKEVGSGLSEATGRRLVDAGIRILDTAGVGGTSWARIEAQRSGDVAVGELFAGWGIPTPDSIRQLRRIDGVTIVGSGGLRSGLDLAKTIALGADLGGMAQPFLEGALESAERVVARIDAVVHALKITMFCLGAKSLPQLRSVPIRKESMR